TTCGTTAGTACCTGGTTCGCGTACTTCAGGGTATTTGAGTCGACTTTCACTGTGAATGAAATCGATAAGTCCTGCACCTTTCGGGCAGAGTGCGCCGCGGTTTACCGGATGATCCGGGTCTCCTTCGATATGAAAAATGCTTTCTTTTGCATTCTTCGCTCCATCACCTAGGCTGTACATTAACAGCCCACAGCCGACAGAGCAGTATGTGCAGGTATTTCGGGTTTCTTTCGCACGCAGTAATTTATACTGACGTGTCGACGCTAACGCAGTTGAGGGTGCAAAACCCAGCGCCGCTGCCGTTGTACCAGCCATACCGCCAGCGCAGATCTTAAAGAACTGCCTTCTGCTGACTTGCATGGGGATCTCCTCATTTACATTGCTCTTGTTTACCTACTGAATATCTTAAATATCAATACTCAGGTAAACTGTTCTTATTCAACGTCTTCCGTATCGTATTCAGGTTCATTGCCTGAGAATGGTGTAAATTCTTTTTACCCATAATGAATATTATGTATCATTAGTGCTAGGAATTCATCTAATGCATGAAACAAATAACACGAAACAGTCAAAATCTCTCAAAATGATTGGTGCAAATCATACAAGCGTGCAACAAAAAGGCAACCTTCAACAGCCTGTCAATGACTGGGTTGCAGAAGAATTACCTGTCGCATTGGTCTATAACGGTATATCCCATGTCGTAATGATGGCAACACCAAAAGATTTACAGGATTTTGCGGTTGGCTTTTCATTATCCGAAGGGATCATACAGTCAGGGCAAGAAATTCGCGGGATTGATATTGTCCAAGGTTGTCATCGTGGTATTGAAATTCATATCGAATTATCCAGCCGCCGTTTTATGGGTTTGAAAGAGCGCAGACGCAATCTTGCAGGCAGAACAGGTTGTGGTATCTGCGGGACAGAGCAGCTCGATGAAATTTTCAAACCTATTATGCCGTTGCCTTTTACCCAAACATTTTCACTCAGCTACCTTGACCATGCTTTAACAGAATTAAAAAAAGTTCAAGAAATCGGTGCTATTACCGGCTGTACCCATGCCGCCGCATGGATTTCCCCCACAGGCGAATTAGTTGGCGGCTGTGAAGATGTCGGCCGTCATGTGGCACTTGATAAACTATTAGGCATGAAGCATCGCCAAAACTGGCAGCAAGGCGCCGTATTAGTTTCTAGTCGTGCAAGTTATGAGATGGTGCAAAAAGCGGCAAGCTGCGGCGCAGAAATATTATTTGCA
This portion of the Providencia manganoxydans genome encodes:
- the fdhD gene encoding formate dehydrogenase accessory sulfurtransferase FdhD; the encoded protein is MHETNNTKQSKSLKMIGANHTSVQQKGNLQQPVNDWVAEELPVALVYNGISHVVMMATPKDLQDFAVGFSLSEGIIQSGQEIRGIDIVQGCHRGIEIHIELSSRRFMGLKERRRNLAGRTGCGICGTEQLDEIFKPIMPLPFTQTFSLSYLDHALTELKKVQEIGAITGCTHAAAWISPTGELVGGCEDVGRHVALDKLLGMKHRQNWQQGAVLVSSRASYEMVQKAASCGAEILFAVSAATSLAIEVAEKSNLTLVGFCRQGKATVFTHSSRIID